A stretch of the Lactuca sativa cultivar Salinas chromosome 9, Lsat_Salinas_v11, whole genome shotgun sequence genome encodes the following:
- the LOC111898199 gene encoding probable WRKY transcription factor 38 translates to MCCYRFYFSQLHQNTKNRMDSRSWPEGSPCRRSKATQELIQWPENSYCVEDQALDIFGNTLSFMSSYSVNKVSKIPINNISSNCLDGRRSIATDKMVKTVKNSRGCYIRKRSWTSTKVTSLIDDGHVWRKYGQKEIINAKHKRNYYRCTHKFDQGCQATKQVQQTEHEPTKYKITYNRHHICNNFLSTPQMIYDSINLEDTSILLSFESNGLVDKEQVGSHFPSYLHDKSKEALSFSELTDNQPLCSLPSNLIMSDQSAPSLRSTRLAHGDVISKEVYSPIFEMDQILETIDYSENPFDLAHCELISLNYSFNV, encoded by the exons ATGTGCTGTTATAGGTTCTACTTCTCGCAACTACATCAGAATACAAAAAATCGTATGGATTCTCGCTCTTGGCCGGAGGGTTCACCATGCCGCCGGAGTAAAGCCACTCAAGAGCTGATACAGTGGCCGGAAAACTCCTATTGTGTAGAAGATCAAGCCTTGGATATCTTCGGCAACACCCTTTCATTCATGAGTAGTTACAGCGTCAACAAAGTCTCTAAGATTCCGATAAATAATATAAGTTCTAATTGTTTGGATGGCCGGAGATCAATAGCCACAGACAAGATGGTTAAAACAGTGAAAAATAGTAGAGGCTGCTATATCag AAAGCGCTCATGGACATCCACAAAAGTAACTTCTTTGATTGATGATGGACATGTATGGAGAAAATATGGTCAAAAGGAGATCATCAATGCAAAACACAAAAg AAACTATTATAGGTGTACACACAAATTTGACCAAGGATGTCAAGCAACCAAACAAGTTCAGCAGACCGAACATGAGCCTACAAAGTATAAGATAACTTACAACCGACACCACATTTGCAATAATTTCCTAAGTACCCCTCAAATGATTTATGATTCCATAAACCTTGAGGATACATCAATCCTTCTTAGTTTCGAATCAAATGGGCTTGTTGACAAGGAGCAAGTAGGCTCCCATTTTCCATCATATTTGCACGATAAGTCAAAGGAGGCTTTGTCTTTTTCTGAATTGACAGATAACCAACCATTGTGTAGTCTACCATCTAATCTTATCATGTCTGATCAATCAGCACCTTCTCTAAGGTCGACAAGGCTAGCACATGGAGATGTGATCTCAAAAGAGGTATATTCACCAATTTTTGAGATGGACCAGATACTTGAAACTATTGATTATAGTGAAAATCCATTTGATTTGGCTCATTGTGAGCTTATTAGTTTAAATTATTCATTTAACGTATAG